A genomic region of Sander lucioperca isolate FBNREF2018 chromosome 6, SLUC_FBN_1.2, whole genome shotgun sequence contains the following coding sequences:
- the LOC116051614 gene encoding uncharacterized protein LOC116051614 isoform X1 produces MENEAEHVKNRETDSTSRPSSRESEKTVSSVIDEIASIIVSDKLDRTSCNINELMQSISWWEAEERSKSETNDNEDKSSADCRINQKVKRHLKRFFGLRQIFAEHKGEPLKDTKEDLVIEMDSTQAPSGQDGHHVPTNVSTQKFCNSDWTVEKSAGTHGRNVIKRMKSTLKRHFKLKKKAAEQNLDGSPCPEDLRSNHLEGEHEDVTVEETINISSTLSLTGSSQPEEHYEVTSEVMEENLVTDIVLTPGRSEAEQKDEIAGSASSNLTSKNTNLREAPIYMEMDAPSCPEEAYPTASICSNEDIKAAEEADLNSDPVELVDVKHEDITPEAKKVPLTLSPTGSSRPVEHHEVRSAVIEDDLVTNLDSLPGPSGQDGHLEPSQVNLAAEHNVDEIIMTASSHLMSSCASPKEMSPTASKRSSEDNKAAEESGLTSVPLKLVDVADKDATPGPFLVLPGAEHADEEVRSASSESRSKDTNLTKPGSPFSDKKVCETVTQKSCNSVRIDKKSGGGHESKIFNEWNTFFRSKPSEKVQLTTGQDLDDAVELESSDSKSGSPCPEEASTTASIRSSEDNKAAEESGLTSVPLELVNVADKDVTPESVMDELMKDNLVTDMDVTPGLFLVLPGAEHADEVVGSASSNSRSIDTNLTKPRSPFPGEGPFMEMDAPSQENNKDVRVTSLTVSTQTSCDTVRTDEKSAGGRESKIFKKIKSAWNTFFRLKPSEKVQLTTGQDLDDAVELQSCDSKSGSPSPEEMSPTASIHSCEDNKAAEESDLTSVPLELVDVADKNVTPQEKEDVASKPSTLSSLPPVEHRRESFSVTEKELVKYRDSTPGPSEQDRHPEGFQEDNGAAALPQLIGLKNVFYTIIKGFFDSLTDEERREISRGVYNTDVKDKLAHNCAEVLRLVIETITDILSQAMNQFAHPHATLTRGSPTSFQACGAVGQNFVLTEDNLQQSLKNTFGEAYCEVIGTDTSVSITPKFTEAIMRAITDEVNSILSETIQASLSGGSSHVRSDTCCKFSSCRACKKMLVIRAIKSLLTQFETQKQSDCESKDDRLTDEHTAKVHEKKSPWWSCFRKLLKKKVHPVSDEQMDEAVRLSPNKLSSGHRLSSSPQATSSTCSKCSSKLNSTPLEVVDYVTEDEDFTAEDTGNTPPSDLIGWFPTACLEETVMTPKHSDCESKDDKLTDEHTIKVHENKSPWWSCFRKLLKKKVHTVSDEQMDEAVRLSPNKLSSGHRLSSSPQATSSICSKHSSEQNSTPLEVVDYVTEDEDFTEEDTGNTPPSHSIGWFPTACLEDEVIVSENQESPPLSTTQTEVRSSSCHQFSDSGDVKSDVGTEQGVTAASDTEANETQAEKSNRICPYCKRKMDNDERASAQDQAVHTKRSSLLKRIWLFCCRQNCDSYE; encoded by the exons CTCAGCGGATTGTCGCATCAACCAAAAGGTGAAGCGTCATCTAAAAAGATTTTTTGGCCTCCGCCAAATATTTGCAGAGCACAAAGGAGAGCCACTGAAAGACACAAAGGAAGACCTGGTCATTGAGATGGATTCAACACAGGCACCATCAGGACAAGATGGACATCATGTACCCACAAATGTCAGCACACAAAAGTTTTGTAATTCTGACTGGACAGTTGAGAAATCTGCAGGCACACATGGCAGAAATGTCATTAAGAGGATGAAGTCTACATTGAAGCGCCACttcaaattgaaaaaaaaggcAGCAGAACAGAATTTGGATGGCTCTCCATGTCCTGAAGACCTACGCTCTAACCATCTGGAGGGGGAGCATGAGGATGTCACAGTAGAGGAGACCataaatatttcctcaactTTGTCACTCACCGGCTCATCCCAGCCAGAGGAGCATTATGAAGTGACATCTGAAGTTATGGAAGAAAATCTTGTCACAGACATAGTTTTAACACCAGGACGCTCAGAAGCAGAACAAAAAGATGAGATCGCCGGGTCAGCCAGCAGTAACTTGACATCTAAAAACACTAATCTGAGAGAGGCGCCTATCTATATGGAGATGGATGCACCCTCATGTCCTGAAGAGGCGTATCCCACTGCCTCAATATGCTCCAATGAGGACATCAAGGCTGCTGAAGAAGCAGACCTGAACTCTGACCCTGTGGAACTGGTGGATGTTAAGCATGAGGACATCACACCAGAGGCCAAAAAAGTTCCCTTAACTTTGTCCCCCACTGGCTCATCTCGACCAGTGGAGCATCATGAAGTGAGGTCTGCAGTCATAGAGGACGACCTTGTCACAAACTTAGATTCACTACCAGGACCCTCAGGGCAGGATGGACATCTCGAACCTTCACAGGTCAACCTGGCAGCTGAGCACAATGTGGATGAAATTATCATGACAGCCAGCAGTCACCTGATGTCCAGTTGTGCGTCTCCTAAAGAGATGTCTCCCACTGCCTCAAAACGCTCCAGTGAGGACAACAAGGCTGCAGAGGAATCAGGCCTGACCTCTGTCCCTCTGAAACTGGTGGATGTGGCAGATAAGGATGCCACACCAGGACCTTTCCTGGTCCTACCAGGAGCAGAACATGCAGATGAAGAAGTCAGGTCGGCCAGCAGTGAGTCGAGATCTAAAGACACTAATCTGACAAAACCAGGATCTCCGTTTTCTGACAAAAAAGTCTGTGAGACTGTGACACAGAAGTCTTGTAATTCCGTCAGGATAGATAAGAAATCTGGAGGTGGACATGAAAGCAAGATCTTTAATGAATGGAATACCTTCTTCAGATCGAAACCAAGTGAAAAGGTCCAGCTGACAACAGGACAGGATTTGGATGATGCTGTCGAGTTAGAAAGCAGTGACTCAAAATCTGGCTCTCCTTGTCCTGAAGAGGCATCTACCACTGCCTCAATACGCTCCAGTGAGGACAACAAGGCTGCTGAGGAATCAGGCCTGACCTCTGTCCCTCTGGAACTGGTGAATGTGGCAGATAAGGATGTCACACCAGAGAGTGTCATGGATGAATTGATGAAGGACAACTTGGTCACAGACATGGATGTCACACCAGGACTTTTCCTGGTCCTACCAGGAGCAGAACATGCAGATGAGGTCGTCGGGTCAGCCAGCAGCAACTCGAGATCTATAGACACTAATCTGACAAAACCAAGATCTCCATTTCCTGGAGAGGGGCCCTTCATGGAGATGGATGCACCCTCCCAGGAAAACAACAAAGATGTCCGTGTGACCAGTTTGACGGTCAGTACACAGACGTCTTGTGATACTGTCAGGACAGATGAGAAATCTGCAGGTGGACGTGAAAGCAAGATCTTTAAGAAGATAAAGTCTGCATGGAATACCTTCTTCAGATTGAAACCAAGTGAAAAGGTCCAGCTGACAACAGGACAGGATTTGGATGATGCTGTTGAGTTACAAAGCTGTGACTCAAAATCTGGCTCTCCAAGTCCAGAAGAGATGTCTCCCACTGCCTCAATACATTCATGTGAGGACAATAAGGCTGCTGAGGAATCAGACCTGACCTCTGTCCCTCTGGAACTGGTGGATGTGGCAGATAAGAATGTCACACCACAAGAGAAAGAAGATGTTGCCTCAAAACCATCCACCCTCAGCTCATTACCACCAGTAGAGCATCGCAGAGAGAGTTTTTCAGTCACAGAGAAAGAACTGGTCAAGTACAGGGACTCAACCCCAGGACCTTCAGAACAGGACAGACATCCTGAGGGTTTCCAAGAGGACAATGGAGCAGCAGCATTACCCCAGCTCATTGGCCTGAAAAATGTCTTCTACACCATAATCAAGGGATTCTTTGACAGCCTTACTGACGA ggAGCGGAGAGAAATAAGCAGAGGTGTTTATAACACTGATGTGAAGGACAAGCTGGCTCACAACTGTGCGGAGGTGCTGAGGCTCGTCATAGAGACCATCACTGATATTCTATCACAAGCCATGAATCAATTCGCTCACCCACACGCTACCTTGACCAGGGGGAGTCCCACCTCTTTCCAGGCATGTGGGGCAGTTGGCCAGAACTTTGTTTTGACCGAGGACAACCTCCAGCAGAGTTTGAAAAACACTTTCGGCGAGGCTTACTGTGAAGTGATTGGTACAGACACATCTGTTAGCATCACACCCAAATTCACGGAGGCCATTATGAGAGCGATCACTGATGAGGTCAACTCGATTCTGTCAGAAACCATACAAGCCTCACTGAGTGGAGGATCCTCTCATGTCCGTTCTGATACCTGCTGCAAGTTCTCAAGTTGCAGAGCATGCAAAAAGATGTTGGTAATCCGGGCAATAAAATCCCTCCTTACACAATTTGAGACACAGAAACAATCAGATTGTGAGAGTAAAGATGACAGATTGACTGATGAACATACCGCTAAAGTCCACGAGAAGAAGTCGCCGTGGTGGAGCTGTTTTCGTAAACTACTTAAGAAGAAGGTCCACCCGGTTTCAGATGAACAAATGGACGAGGCTGTCAGGTTGTCACCAAATAAACTGTCATCTGGACATAGACTCTCCTCATCTCCTCAAGCCACATCCAGCACCTGCTCGAAGTGTTCCAGTAAACTGAACTCCACCCCTCTGGAGGTAGTTGATTATGTAACAGAGGATGAGGATTTCACAGCAGAAGATACTGGAAACACCCCACCTTCAGACTTAATCGGCTGGTTTCCAACAGCTTGCCTGGAGGAGACGGTTATGACACCGAAACATTCAGATTGTGAGAGTAAAGACGACAAATTGACGGATGAACATACCATCAAAGTCCATGAGAATAAGTCGCCGTGGTGGAGCTGTTTTCGTAAACTACTGAAGAAGAAGGTCCACACGGTTTCAGATGAACAAATGGACGAGGCTGTCAGGTTGTCACCAAATAAACTGTCATCTGGACATAGACTCTCTTCATCTCCTCAAGCCACATCCAGCATCTGCTCAAAGCACTCCAGTGAGCAGAACTCCACCCCTCTGGAGGTAGTTGATTATGTAACAGAGGATGAGGATTTCACAGAAGAAGATACTGGAAACACCCCACCTTCACACTCCATCGGCTGGTTTCCAACAGCTTGCCTGGAGGATGAGGTCATTGTTTCAGAAAACCAAGAAAGCCCACCCCTATCCACAACTCAGACCGAGGTGAGAAGTTCTTCTTGTCATCAGTTTAGTGACTCTGGCGATGTGAAAAGTGATGTTGGGACAGAGCAGGGTGTCACGGCTGCTTCTGACACTGAAGCCAATGAGACCCAGGCTGAGAAGAGCAACAGAATCTGCCCATATTGCAAG CGCAAGATGGACAATGATGAGAGGGCTTCAGCTCAGGATCAGGCTGTCCACACCAAAAGGTCATCTCTGCTGAAGAGAATCTGGCTGTTCTGCTGCCGTCAGAACTGTGATTCCTATGAGTGA